In the Adlercreutzia equolifaciens DSM 19450 genome, one interval contains:
- the gltX gene encoding glutamate--tRNA ligase → MTTTKPVRVRFAPSPTGKLHIGGARTAIYNWAFARATGGTFVLRIEDTDPERSTEENTQIILRALKWMGLDWDEGPEVGGPCGPYFQTQRTDTYEAALQKLIDAGAAYPCFCTKEELDAKREAAEKTEGGYAGYDRTCRAIPADEAIARVAAGEPHVWRLKVPDDHGPVTFKDAVYGDMSFPIDVMDDMILRRTDGTFTYNFAVVCDDVNMAITHVIRGDDHLSNTPRQVLIYEALGAEVPLFAHLSMILGPDGKKLSKRHGATNVEEYRDRGYLPDALVNFLALLGWSLDGETTIIPPEELCRTFSLDRITKKHSIFDEKKLDWMNGVYIRDMGAAAWVDAAKPWLAQTNLDGSNVPDGITVVPTPTKEEAEAAARELHLPGEGVDADTWEACLADVDDDREFYEAMYPLVAERLAHLDEIPAKLAFLFWGDSVVLDEKSVQKVLLKEGARADEALAICRGILANDDNPWDAEALEELCRAAGEEAGLKPKLLFQPLRVAVCGNMVSPPLFEAMMLMDPADIVARIDGVTETVFSERAN, encoded by the coding sequence ATGACCACGACCAAGCCCGTGCGCGTCCGCTTCGCGCCTTCTCCCACCGGCAAGCTGCACATCGGCGGCGCCCGCACTGCCATCTACAACTGGGCCTTCGCCCGGGCTACCGGAGGCACCTTCGTGCTGCGCATCGAGGACACCGACCCGGAGCGTTCCACCGAGGAGAACACCCAGATCATTCTGCGCGCGCTGAAGTGGATGGGCCTCGATTGGGACGAGGGCCCGGAGGTGGGCGGACCTTGCGGCCCCTACTTCCAGACCCAGCGCACCGATACGTACGAGGCAGCGCTGCAGAAGCTCATCGACGCCGGCGCCGCCTACCCGTGCTTCTGCACCAAGGAGGAGCTGGACGCCAAGCGCGAGGCCGCCGAGAAAACCGAGGGGGGTTACGCGGGCTACGATCGCACCTGTCGCGCCATTCCGGCCGACGAGGCCATTGCGCGCGTCGCTGCCGGCGAGCCCCATGTCTGGCGCTTGAAAGTGCCCGACGACCACGGTCCGGTCACGTTCAAGGATGCCGTCTACGGCGACATGAGCTTCCCCATCGATGTGATGGACGACATGATCCTGCGCCGCACCGACGGCACGTTCACCTACAACTTCGCTGTGGTCTGCGACGACGTGAACATGGCCATCACCCACGTCATCCGCGGCGACGATCATCTCTCCAACACCCCGCGCCAGGTGCTCATCTACGAGGCGCTCGGCGCCGAGGTGCCGCTGTTCGCGCACCTGTCCATGATCTTGGGCCCCGACGGCAAGAAGCTCTCGAAGCGCCACGGCGCCACCAACGTGGAGGAGTACCGCGACCGGGGGTATCTGCCCGACGCCCTCGTGAACTTCCTCGCGCTGCTCGGCTGGTCGCTCGACGGAGAGACCACCATCATCCCGCCGGAGGAGCTGTGCCGCACCTTCTCGCTCGATCGCATCACGAAGAAGCACTCCATCTTCGACGAGAAGAAGCTCGACTGGATGAACGGCGTCTATATCCGCGACATGGGCGCTGCCGCCTGGGTCGATGCCGCCAAGCCCTGGCTCGCCCAGACCAACCTGGACGGGTCGAACGTGCCGGACGGCATCACCGTCGTGCCGACGCCCACCAAAGAGGAGGCGGAAGCGGCCGCCCGCGAGCTGCATCTGCCCGGCGAGGGCGTGGACGCCGACACCTGGGAGGCGTGCCTGGCCGACGTGGACGACGATCGCGAGTTCTACGAGGCCATGTACCCGCTTGTTGCCGAGCGCCTGGCGCACCTGGACGAGATTCCCGCCAAGCTGGCGTTTCTGTTCTGGGGCGACTCGGTGGTGCTCGACGAGAAGAGCGTCCAGAAGGTGCTGCTGAAGGAGGGCGCACGGGCCGATGAGGCGCTCGCCATCTGCCGCGGCATTCTCGCTAACGACGACAACCCGTGGGACGCCGAGGCGCTCGAGGAGCTCTGCCGTGCCGCCGGCGAGGAGGCGGGGCTCAAGCCGAAGCTCTTGTTCCAGCCCTTGCGCGTGGCCGTGTGCGGCAACATGGTGTCGCCGCCTCTGTTCGAGGCCATGATGCTGATGGATCCCGCCGACATCGTCGCCCGCATCGACGGCGTCACCGAAACCGTGTTCAGCGAGCGCGCCAACTAG
- a CDS encoding EamA family transporter gives MNASKVFWRGVVCALAGATLWGFSGACIQFLAESYEVSSAFISAVRAGVAALLFAVFVFVTRREALLSLLGSPAARPTLVLFGVGLYLSQITYAVSVALTNAGTATVLQATCTVFVMLITCARARRLPRVADFVGLMCAMAAATLIATQGDWGVIVLPVAGLAWGIANALSETLYIMAPQRLYGRWDRPTIIACGMVISGIVAILVWLIGEAIVSLLVAPSAALGAAGSILTDLFGTAGSLVPDMDATGWLALIGGVGVLGTFAAFGLFLYGVSLVGSVKGSLLGVAEPAGAMVIAALWLHTPFSAWDWIGLVLMAAMIALVSLSGQNSEGKRKRSGAR, from the coding sequence GTGAACGCTTCTAAGGTCTTCTGGCGAGGGGTGGTATGTGCCCTGGCGGGTGCGACGCTGTGGGGATTCTCAGGAGCCTGCATCCAGTTCCTCGCGGAGAGTTACGAGGTAAGCTCCGCCTTCATCTCCGCCGTACGTGCCGGCGTGGCGGCCCTGCTGTTCGCCGTCTTCGTATTCGTTACGCGTCGCGAGGCTCTGCTCTCGCTGCTGGGGAGCCCCGCCGCCCGTCCGACGCTCGTTCTGTTCGGTGTGGGGCTGTACCTCTCGCAGATCACCTATGCGGTGTCGGTGGCCCTCACCAACGCCGGCACGGCCACGGTGCTCCAGGCCACCTGCACGGTGTTCGTCATGCTCATCACCTGCGCCCGAGCGCGCCGTCTGCCGCGCGTCGCCGACTTTGTCGGGCTGATGTGCGCGATGGCCGCCGCGACGCTCATCGCCACCCAGGGAGACTGGGGCGTCATCGTGCTGCCGGTGGCGGGCTTGGCTTGGGGCATTGCCAACGCCTTGTCCGAGACGCTCTACATCATGGCGCCCCAACGGCTCTACGGCCGATGGGATCGCCCCACCATCATCGCCTGCGGTATGGTCATTAGCGGTATTGTCGCCATTCTCGTGTGGCTCATCGGAGAGGCGATCGTTTCGCTGCTCGTCGCCCCTTCTGCCGCCCTCGGCGCTGCGGGCTCGATTCTCACCGACCTTTTCGGCACCGCCGGCAGTCTCGTTCCCGACATGGACGCTACAGGCTGGCTCGCTCTTATCGGTGGCGTGGGCGTTCTGGGTACCTTTGCTGCTTTCGGGCTGTTCCTCTACGGCGTGTCGCTCGTGGGCTCGGTGAAGGGGAGCCTTCTGGGCGTGGCTGAGCCGGCCGGTGCCATGGTCATCGCTGCCTTGTGGCTGCACACTCCGTTCTCTGCCTGGGATTGGATCGGCCTTGTCCTCATGGCCGCCATGATCGCCCTCGTCTCCCTCTCCGGGCAGAATTCCGAAGGCAAAAGGAAGCGCTCAGGCGCCCGCTAA